A genomic stretch from Malus domestica chromosome 15, GDT2T_hap1 includes:
- the LOC103456061 gene encoding UPF0481 protein At3g47200-like isoform X3 — translation MPTESEAEIESEEVRGKMSDDKMAHDIENQLDNLSGLSPERCIYRVPERLRQVNEKAYTPQVVYVGPLHHGNGPLKAMEEHKLRYLKHFLSKTKVKLSDCLQKIQEQEKELRGFYAEPIVFDKGEFVRIVSVDAAFVIDLLLRFEVVNYREDEDDYIFSKPTMKSDVIRDLQLLENQLPFFILQDLFKLIPPQLQLQLPSLLEISYNFFQSEIDSEVKKEKFNKISSSGVEVKHFVDLIRILYLPLEPKKKPKTTATPKTRDPPNVTELHQAGAKFKVGKGSSLFDIKFSCGILKIPKLRVDDTTDLKLRNLLAFEQCHHRKEEEDCLANYVFLMKRLAKTREDVQLLVEKGIIENWLGDTQKISNLLHDLGTGMIVDDWYYAPHCEKLIEYRKVLCRGWMVILKQKYFNTPWSTISVAAAVILLILTLIQTACSYKSVPLL, via the exons ATGCCAACCGAAAGTGAGGCTGAAATTGAAAGTGAAGAAGTTCGT GGAAAGATGTCAGACGATAAAATGGCACATGACATAGAAAACCAGTTGGATAACTTGTCTGGCCTGTCCCCTGAGCGGTGTATCTATAGAGTTCCTGAGCGACTACGGCAAGTAAATGAGAAAGCATATACACCTCAAGTAGTCTATGTAGGCCCACTTCACCATGGCAACGGACCCTTAAAAGCCATGGAAGAGCACAAATTAAGGTACCTGAAACATTTTCTAAGTAAAACCAAGGTAAAATTGTCTGATTGTTTACAAAAGATACAGGAGCAAGAGAAAGAGTTGCGAGGTTTTTATGCAGAACCCATTGTGTTTGACAAGGGTGAATTTGTAAGAATTGTTTCAGTGGATGCCGCCTTCGTCATTGATTTATTATTGAGGTTTGAAGTCGTAAATTATCGAGAGGACGAAGATGATTACATATTCAGCAAGCCTACGATGAAATCGGATGTGATTCGAGATTTGCAGTTGCTTGAAAATCAGCTGCCATTCTTCATTCTTCAAGATCTTTTCAAACTTATTCCTCCTCAACTTCAACTTCAGCTGCCTTCGTTACTTGAAATTTCCTACAATTTTTTCCAAAGCGAAATCGATAGCGAGgtaaaaaaagagaaatttaaCAAGATAAGTTCTTCTGGAGTAGAAGTAAAACATTTTGTTGATCTGATAAGAATTCTATACCTACCGTTGGAACCAAAAAAGAAACCTAAAACCACAGCCACGCCCAAAACCAGAGACCCACCCAACGTGACAGAGCTACACCAGGCTGGAGCGAAGTTTAAGGTAGGAAAAGGCAGCAGCTTATTTGACATTAAATTCTCGTGTGGGATCCTCAAAATTCCAAAGTTAAGAGTGGACGATACCACAGATCTGAAACTCAGAAATCTCCTTGCTTTTGAACAATGCCATCACagaaaggaggaggaggattgcCTAGCTAATTATGTTTTCCTTATGAAGCGTCTCGCGAAAACCCGAGAGGATGTGCAATTGCTTGTTGAGAAGGGAATTATTGAAAATTGGCTAGGTGATACCCAGAAGATATCAAATTTGCTTCATGACCTTGGCACCGGGATGATAGTTGACGACTGGTATTATGCCCCTCATTGTGAAAAACTGATAGAATACCGCAAAGTGCTCTGCCGCGGATGGATGGTAATTTTGAAACAGAAATATTTTAACACGCCTTGGTCCACTATTTCTGTTGCTGCGGCTGTTATTCTACTCATACTCACTCTCATACAAACAGCGTGCTCATATAAATCTGTCCCGCTCTTATAA